A DNA window from Thermosynechococcaceae cyanobacterium Okahandja contains the following coding sequences:
- a CDS encoding 2-isopropylmalate synthase — MRIKYPPQTVDRVLIFDTTLRDGEQSPGAALNVDEKLTIARQLARLGVDIIEAGFPFASPGDFEAVQRIAETVGTETGPVICGLARATRADIEAAAKALKPAYYPRIHTFIATSDIHLEYKLKKTRSEVLEIAPEMVAYAKSFVDDVEFSPEDAGRSDPEFLYQVLERVIAAGATTINIPDTVGYTTPAEFGALIKGIKEHVPNIDQAVISVHGHNDLGLAVANFLEAVKNGARQLECTINGIGERAGNAALEELVMALYVRRQYFNPFLGRPADSEAPLTNINTREIYKTSRLVSNLTGMLIQPNKAIVGANAFAHESGIHQDGVLKNKRTYEIMDAHLIGLADNQIVLGKLSGRNAFATRLRELGFELTETELNKAFLRFKDLADKKKEITDWDLEAIAKDETQGIDLRGYQLEFVQVSCGDHARPTATVTVRTPSGEELTDAAIGTGPVDAVYRAINRVVQIPNRLIEYSVQSVTAGIDAIGEVTIRLQHEDRIYSGHAANTDIIVASAQAYMNALNRLYRGLEQRALHPQV, encoded by the coding sequence ATGCGTATAAAATATCCTCCCCAGACGGTTGATCGCGTCTTGATTTTTGATACCACGCTGCGGGACGGGGAGCAGTCTCCGGGTGCGGCGCTCAACGTCGATGAAAAGCTGACGATCGCCCGTCAACTGGCACGACTGGGGGTGGATATTATTGAAGCGGGCTTTCCCTTTGCTAGTCCGGGCGACTTTGAGGCGGTGCAGCGCATTGCCGAAACGGTGGGCACCGAAACCGGGCCGGTGATCTGTGGGCTGGCCCGTGCCACTCGCGCCGATATTGAAGCAGCCGCCAAAGCCCTAAAGCCCGCCTACTATCCCCGCATTCACACCTTTATTGCCACCTCCGATATTCACCTCGAGTACAAACTCAAGAAAACCCGCTCAGAGGTATTAGAAATTGCCCCCGAGATGGTGGCCTACGCCAAATCCTTTGTTGATGATGTCGAGTTTTCACCGGAGGATGCCGGACGCTCTGACCCTGAATTTCTCTACCAAGTGCTCGAGCGAGTGATTGCAGCAGGTGCCACCACCATTAATATTCCCGATACCGTGGGCTACACCACACCCGCTGAATTTGGTGCCTTGATTAAGGGCATCAAGGAACACGTGCCCAACATTGATCAGGCAGTGATTTCCGTCCACGGCCACAATGATCTGGGTTTAGCGGTGGCCAACTTCCTTGAGGCGGTTAAAAATGGGGCGCGGCAACTGGAGTGTACCATTAACGGCATTGGCGAGCGGGCGGGGAATGCGGCTCTCGAAGAACTGGTGATGGCGCTCTATGTCCGGCGGCAGTACTTCAATCCCTTCTTGGGGCGACCGGCGGACTCGGAAGCCCCCCTCACCAACATTAATACCCGCGAAATCTATAAAACCTCGCGCTTGGTCTCTAACCTAACGGGAATGCTGATCCAACCCAACAAAGCCATTGTTGGAGCCAATGCCTTTGCCCATGAGTCGGGTATTCACCAGGACGGGGTGCTCAAAAATAAGCGCACCTACGAAATCATGGATGCCCACCTGATTGGCTTGGCGGACAACCAAATTGTCCTAGGCAAGCTCTCAGGTCGTAATGCCTTTGCCACCCGCCTGCGGGAGTTGGGCTTTGAGCTAACGGAAACGGAACTCAACAAAGCTTTCCTACGGTTTAAGGATCTGGCAGACAAGAAAAAGGAAATCACCGACTGGGATCTAGAAGCCATTGCCAAGGACGAAACCCAAGGCATTGATCTGCGGGGCTATCAGTTGGAGTTTGTCCAAGTCTCCTGTGGAGACCATGCCCGACCCACAGCAACGGTTACGGTGCGCACCCCCAGCGGCGAAGAACTCACGGATGCGGCCATTGGCACCGGGCCTGTGGATGCGGTGTATCGCGCCATTAACCGCGTGGTGCAAATTCCCAATCGGCTGATTGAATACTCGGTGCAATCGGTCACGGCGGGTATTGATGCCATCGGTGAGGTGACCATTCGCCTGCAGCACGAGGATCGTATCTACTCTGGCCATGCCGCCAACACCGACATCATTGTTGCCTCTGCCCAAGCCTACATGAATGCTCTCAATCGGCTGTACCGTGGTTTGGAGCAGCGGGCATTGCATCCCCAAGTGTAG
- a CDS encoding permease, translated as MPQGVAAVAPALPMNIANQFQSGFTLFLSLLVEAFPFLLLGILLSSLLLLFINEQALIERMPRSPLLGAFVGSCIGFLFPVCECGNVPVARRLLVQGLPASVAIGFLLAAPTINPVVIWATWIAFRDQPEIVVFRVLFSLAIATTVSWVFSTQRDLRPFLQPTVTALMPRPQPTDAPVPALLQSGTYLLGTPGQPVALETLPVAPVTSAPPQPWSQRLPLLLDNVVQEFRELGGILVLGSLVAAVIQVAAPRELILSLGQGPVISIVAMMILGAVISICSTVDAFFALAFAATFTPGSLLAFLVLGPMVDLKSIGLLLTIFRPRALIYIFVLVAQLTFSLCLFLNLQWS; from the coding sequence GTGCCTCAAGGAGTTGCCGCCGTTGCCCCTGCCTTGCCCATGAATATTGCTAATCAGTTCCAAAGTGGTTTTACCCTCTTTCTCAGTTTGTTGGTGGAGGCCTTCCCGTTTCTTTTATTGGGAATTTTGCTCTCCAGTTTGCTGCTGCTGTTTATTAATGAGCAAGCCCTCATTGAACGGATGCCGCGATCTCCCCTGTTAGGAGCCTTTGTGGGCAGTTGCATTGGCTTTTTATTTCCGGTGTGTGAGTGCGGCAATGTGCCGGTGGCTCGCCGCCTCTTGGTTCAAGGTTTGCCTGCATCGGTGGCGATCGGGTTTTTGTTGGCAGCACCCACCATTAACCCAGTTGTCATCTGGGCAACGTGGATTGCCTTTCGCGACCAGCCGGAAATTGTTGTTTTTCGGGTGCTGTTTTCGTTGGCGATCGCCACCACTGTGAGTTGGGTCTTTAGCACCCAAAGGGATCTGCGCCCGTTTTTACAACCCACGGTTACAGCTCTGATGCCTCGCCCCCAACCGACAGATGCCCCTGTTCCTGCCCTCCTCCAATCCGGCACCTACCTGTTAGGCACCCCCGGCCAACCCGTTGCCCTTGAGACCTTGCCGGTAGCCCCGGTAACCAGTGCGCCGCCGCAACCTTGGAGCCAACGGCTACCGCTGCTGCTAGATAACGTTGTGCAGGAGTTTCGGGAGTTAGGGGGCATCCTCGTCCTTGGTAGCCTTGTGGCGGCGGTTATTCAGGTGGCGGCCCCCCGCGAGCTGATCCTCAGCCTAGGCCAAGGGCCAGTGATTTCGATTGTGGCAATGATGATTTTGGGGGCGGTCATTTCCATTTGCTCGACGGTAGATGCCTTTTTTGCCCTCGCCTTTGCCGCCACTTTTACCCCGGGCTCCCTGTTAGCCTTTTTAGTGCTAGGCCCCATGGTGGATCTCAAGAGCATTGGCTTGCTGCTGACGATTTTTCGGCCCCGGGCGCTGATCTATATCTTTGTATTGGTGGCTCAACTCACCTTTTCCCTTTGTCTCTTTCTGAATTTGCAGTGGAGTTAG
- the lipA gene encoding lipoyl synthase has product MSLSEFAVELAVVVKPDWLRVKAPQWQRVGNVKELLRDLGLNTVCEEASCPNIGECFNEGTATFLMMGPACTRACPYCDIDFEKKPLPLDPTEPERLAEAVVRLRLNHVVITSVNRDDLADGGASQFVAAIHRIRDRSPHTTIEVLIPDLCGNWQALDQILAAAPEVLNHNTETVPRLYRRVRPQGSYQRSLELLQRVHTQAPWIYSKSGLMVGLGETAAEVEAVMQDLRRVGCDILTIGQYLQPSRKHLGVQAFIPPEQFAAWRTLGESMGFLQVVSSPLTRSSYHAEQVRLLMAKYPRRP; this is encoded by the coding sequence TTGTCTCTTTCTGAATTTGCAGTGGAGTTAGCGGTGGTCGTTAAACCAGATTGGTTACGGGTCAAAGCGCCCCAATGGCAGCGGGTGGGCAATGTCAAAGAATTGCTGCGGGATTTAGGCCTCAATACCGTCTGCGAGGAAGCCTCCTGCCCCAACATTGGTGAGTGCTTTAACGAGGGGACGGCAACATTTTTAATGATGGGGCCGGCCTGCACCCGCGCCTGTCCCTACTGCGACATTGACTTTGAAAAGAAACCGCTGCCCCTTGACCCGACGGAACCGGAGCGCTTAGCGGAAGCTGTAGTGCGACTGCGGCTCAACCATGTGGTCATTACCTCGGTCAATCGCGATGACTTGGCCGATGGGGGCGCTAGTCAGTTTGTTGCCGCTATTCACCGGATTCGCGATCGCTCCCCCCACACCACCATTGAGGTTCTCATCCCTGATCTGTGCGGCAACTGGCAGGCGCTGGATCAAATTCTGGCGGCGGCTCCAGAGGTACTCAACCACAATACGGAAACGGTACCACGCCTGTACCGCCGCGTTCGCCCCCAAGGTAGCTACCAACGCAGCCTTGAGCTATTGCAGCGGGTGCATACCCAAGCACCGTGGATTTACAGCAAATCCGGCCTGATGGTGGGCCTCGGGGAAACCGCGGCTGAAGTTGAAGCCGTGATGCAGGATCTGCGGCGGGTGGGCTGCGACATCCTGACCATTGGCCAGTACCTCCAGCCGAGTCGCAAACACTTGGGGGTACAGGCGTTCATTCCGCCCGAGCAGTTTGCCGCATGGCGTACCCTTGGGGAGTCTATGGGCTTTTTGCAGGTGGTGTCGTCGCCCCTTACCCGCAGTTCCTACCATGCGGAGCAGGTACGGTTGCTGATGGCCAAATACCCCCGTCGGCCTTAG
- a CDS encoding FHA domain-containing protein, whose translation MAHNTEHHLLNIEDETGKRTIPLEAATYSVGRDTSNAIVIQGHGVSRQHALLLRLPSPAGYHYRIVDGNADGKSSANGILVNGKRVQSHNLCPGDEINFGGHVKANYTVVSMADAEFTKYLASINYHSIKAVPLTSTVTIAEEEEGNKVNEETQFNAVPPPLVEPSQGRSLSPTAEPQSPPQSPLLWIVVGAVILGLAVGIGIAVWQQQPAPEEAPPSQTSS comes from the coding sequence ATGGCGCATAACACTGAGCATCATCTGCTGAACATTGAAGATGAAACCGGAAAACGCACCATCCCTCTCGAGGCGGCCACCTATTCTGTGGGGCGCGACACCAGCAATGCGATTGTTATTCAGGGGCACGGTGTTTCCCGCCAGCACGCCCTCCTGTTACGACTGCCATCGCCAGCGGGCTATCATTACCGCATTGTCGATGGGAATGCTGACGGCAAAAGCAGCGCCAATGGCATTCTTGTCAATGGTAAACGGGTGCAAAGCCACAATCTTTGTCCGGGCGATGAAATTAACTTCGGGGGTCACGTTAAGGCAAACTACACCGTTGTTTCAATGGCGGATGCCGAGTTTACGAAATATCTGGCCAGTATTAATTATCACAGTATCAAGGCCGTCCCCTTAACCAGTACCGTCACCATTGCGGAGGAAGAGGAGGGCAACAAGGTCAATGAGGAAACCCAGTTTAATGCGGTACCGCCACCGTTGGTTGAACCCTCTCAGGGGCGATCGCTCTCGCCTACTGCTGAACCCCAGTCACCACCCCAGTCACCATTATTGTGGATTGTGGTGGGGGCGGTGATCTTAGGGCTAGCGGTGGGGATTGGTATAGCGGTATGGCAGCAGCAACCCGCGCCGGAGGAGGCACCCCCCAGCCAAACCAGTTCCTAA
- the ribD gene encoding bifunctional diaminohydroxyphosphoribosylaminopyrimidine deaminase/5-amino-6-(5-phosphoribosylamino)uracil reductase RibD: MRCDSVPLADATATDVLYMERCLQLAEQARGRTSPNPLVGCVIVAGQRIIGEGFHPKAGEPHAEVFALRSVTVADRPLLSSATLYVNLEPCNHYGRTPPCTEAIIAAGIPRVVVGMIDPDPRVAGAGVERLRAAGIAVTVGVCEVACQRLNEAFVHRVRYQRPFGILKYAMTLDGKIASSAGHSTWISGEAARAMVHQLRAECDAVVVGGNTVRRDNPHLTSRHAHTPLRVVMSRHLELPLEAYLWQTEVAPTLVATAAPADHPLVPRLLASGVEVLCLPQLTPTTLMAELYQRGVMSVLWECGGSLAAAAIAEGMVQKVWAFIAPKIIGGSSAPGPVADLGLEKMSEALCLEDVTWQAVGEDILVTGYLRATTPEPLSAKDDPVPPLQ; this comes from the coding sequence ATGCGCTGTGATTCTGTCCCCTTGGCGGATGCCACTGCCACCGATGTCCTCTATATGGAGCGGTGCTTGCAGTTGGCTGAGCAGGCGAGGGGGCGCACGTCCCCCAATCCGTTGGTGGGCTGTGTGATTGTTGCAGGGCAGCGGATTATTGGGGAAGGCTTTCATCCCAAAGCGGGGGAACCCCACGCCGAGGTGTTTGCGCTGCGCAGTGTCACGGTGGCCGATCGCCCCTTGCTCTCAAGTGCCACCCTTTACGTTAACCTTGAGCCGTGCAATCATTACGGGCGCACGCCCCCCTGCACCGAGGCCATTATTGCCGCAGGTATTCCGCGGGTGGTGGTAGGGATGATTGACCCGGATCCGCGGGTGGCGGGGGCGGGGGTTGAACGCCTACGGGCAGCGGGAATTGCCGTCACCGTGGGGGTGTGCGAAGTGGCCTGTCAGCGGCTCAACGAAGCCTTTGTGCATCGGGTGCGCTACCAGCGTCCCTTTGGTATTCTGAAGTACGCCATGACCCTCGATGGCAAAATTGCCTCTAGTGCCGGCCACAGTACTTGGATTAGTGGTGAAGCGGCGCGAGCCATGGTTCACCAACTGCGCGCCGAATGTGATGCCGTTGTGGTTGGGGGCAATACGGTGCGCCGCGATAACCCCCACCTCACCTCCCGCCATGCCCATACCCCCTTACGGGTGGTGATGAGCCGACATCTGGAACTCCCCCTTGAGGCCTACCTGTGGCAAACGGAGGTGGCTCCCACGTTGGTGGCCACGGCTGCCCCTGCGGATCATCCCCTTGTGCCGCGGCTGCTGGCATCTGGGGTGGAGGTTTTGTGTTTGCCCCAACTCACCCCAACAACCCTGATGGCGGAACTGTATCAGCGTGGGGTCATGTCAGTGCTGTGGGAGTGTGGCGGTTCGTTGGCGGCCGCAGCGATCGCCGAGGGGATGGTTCAAAAAGTCTGGGCCTTTATTGCACCGAAGATTATTGGTGGCAGCAGCGCTCCGGGACCGGTGGCCGATTTAGGTCTAGAAAAAATGAGTGAGGCTCTCTGCCTTGAGGACGTGACTTGGCAGGCGGTGGGCGAGGATATTCTGGTCACCGGCTACCTGAGAGCCACAACACCGGAGCCGCTAAGCGCTAAAGATGATCCGGTTCCACCACTTCAATAA
- the dnaK gene encoding molecular chaperone DnaK, whose protein sequence is MRSRSNGMGKIVGIDLGTTNSVVAVLEGGKPVVIANAEGSRTTPSVVAFAKDNERLVGQLARRQAVLNPQNTFYGVKRFIGRDYAELSTESKRVPYTIRRDESGKVRIKCPRLQKEFAPEEISAMVLRKLVEDASRYLGEPVTDAVITVPAYFNDSQRQATRDAGRIAGLNVRRIINEPTAAALAYGLDRQKEQTILVFDLGGGTFDVSILDVGDGVFEVKATSGDSQLGGNDFDKLIVDWLAEDFLAKEGIDLRRDRQSLQRLTDAAEKAKIELSGLQETSIDLPFVTATAEGPKHIETTLSRRQFEDLSQELLKRLRFPVEQALRDALLTPSQIDAVVLVGGATRMPMVQELVRQMIGREPSQNVNPDEVVAVGAAIQAGILAGDMKDILLLDVTPLSLGVETIGGVTKVLIPRNTTIPVRRSDIFSTSENNQSQVEIHVVQGERELAEHNKSLGRFKLTGIPPAPRGVPQIQVSFDLDANGLLQVVALDRFSGREQSVVIQGASTLGEEEVQQMLLDAESNAAGDRQRRARVDKRNRAQDLIQRAERQLREAAQEFGYQFAANQRRTIEALVRQLQEGIRNDDDRQIDLTYAALEERLYDFVRELRLSEEEADEDEDLFKLPNLKEAMNKGLEAVRGRERRREPEDAAEDWERPRRSYEQRRESWDDWDDDDW, encoded by the coding sequence GTGCGGAGTCGTTCAAACGGCATGGGCAAAATTGTTGGCATTGATCTGGGCACAACCAATTCCGTCGTTGCTGTACTGGAAGGGGGAAAACCCGTGGTGATTGCCAATGCGGAAGGTTCCCGTACCACTCCCTCGGTGGTGGCCTTTGCTAAGGATAATGAGCGCTTGGTGGGGCAGTTGGCACGGCGGCAGGCGGTGCTCAACCCTCAAAACACGTTTTATGGGGTAAAGCGCTTTATTGGCCGCGACTATGCAGAGCTGAGCACTGAGTCTAAGCGAGTGCCCTACACGATCCGACGGGACGAGTCGGGGAAGGTGCGTATTAAGTGCCCCCGCCTGCAAAAAGAGTTTGCCCCTGAGGAAATTTCGGCCATGGTGCTGCGGAAGCTGGTGGAGGATGCCAGCCGCTACCTAGGAGAGCCGGTGACGGATGCGGTGATTACTGTGCCGGCCTACTTTAATGATTCCCAGCGGCAGGCCACCCGCGATGCGGGACGGATTGCGGGTCTGAATGTGCGGCGCATTATTAATGAACCCACGGCGGCGGCCTTGGCCTACGGTCTAGATCGCCAGAAGGAACAAACCATTTTGGTGTTTGACCTCGGCGGCGGCACCTTTGATGTCTCGATTCTGGATGTGGGCGATGGTGTGTTTGAGGTGAAGGCCACCAGCGGTGATTCGCAACTGGGGGGGAATGACTTTGATAAGTTAATTGTCGATTGGCTGGCGGAAGACTTTTTAGCCAAGGAGGGGATTGATCTGCGGCGCGATCGCCAGTCGTTGCAGCGGCTCACCGATGCGGCGGAAAAGGCCAAAATTGAGCTATCGGGGCTGCAAGAGACCAGCATTGATCTACCCTTTGTGACGGCCACGGCTGAAGGCCCCAAGCATATTGAAACCACCCTCAGTCGCCGCCAGTTTGAAGACCTGAGTCAGGAGTTACTCAAACGCCTCCGTTTTCCGGTGGAGCAAGCCCTGCGGGATGCCCTGCTTACGCCGTCGCAAATTGATGCGGTGGTGTTGGTGGGGGGAGCCACGCGCATGCCCATGGTGCAGGAGTTGGTGCGCCAGATGATTGGCCGTGAACCTAGCCAAAATGTCAATCCTGACGAAGTGGTGGCCGTGGGGGCGGCCATCCAAGCGGGGATTTTGGCGGGCGATATGAAGGATATTCTGCTGTTGGATGTAACGCCCCTTTCGTTGGGGGTGGAAACCATTGGCGGTGTCACTAAGGTGCTCATTCCCCGCAACACCACAATTCCTGTACGCCGCTCTGATATTTTTTCGACTTCTGAAAATAATCAAAGCCAAGTGGAAATCCATGTGGTGCAAGGGGAGCGAGAACTGGCGGAGCACAATAAATCCTTGGGACGGTTTAAGCTCACCGGAATTCCACCCGCACCGCGAGGGGTGCCCCAAATTCAGGTGTCCTTTGACCTTGATGCCAATGGTCTGTTGCAGGTGGTGGCCCTCGATCGCTTTAGTGGCCGTGAGCAGAGTGTGGTGATTCAGGGAGCCTCGACCCTAGGGGAAGAGGAGGTGCAGCAGATGCTCTTGGATGCAGAGTCCAATGCGGCGGGCGATCGCCAACGGCGCGCACGGGTGGACAAACGCAACCGCGCCCAAGATTTAATTCAGCGGGCCGAGCGGCAGTTACGGGAAGCGGCCCAAGAGTTTGGCTATCAGTTTGCCGCCAATCAACGGCGCACCATCGAAGCCCTTGTGCGGCAATTGCAGGAGGGTATTCGCAATGACGACGATCGCCAAATTGATCTGACCTATGCGGCGCTAGAAGAGCGACTGTACGACTTTGTGCGGGAGCTTCGCCTGAGCGAGGAGGAGGCGGACGAAGACGAGGATCTGTTTAAGCTGCCGAACCTGAAAGAGGCGATGAATAAGGGCCTAGAGGCGGTACGGGGACGAGAGCGCCGCCGTGAGCCGGAGGACGCGGCGGAGGACTGGGAGCGCCCCCGCCGTAGCTACGAACAGCGGCGTGAGTCATGGGATGATTGGGATGATGACGACTGGTAG
- a CDS encoding J domain-containing protein, whose protein sequence is MRNFRDYYQLLGVDRSASSDEIKRAYRRLARRYHPDMNPGDRAAEEKFKDISEAYQVLSDPSRREQYDRYGEYWSQPGFRSRSPQRTASRRNGTSLKDDPDLSEDNFQEFLDQLLGRRSRSSTMPPEPPRRSPSIETDYFRPGTVKTAYTAVSRRDAEATLEIPLEKAYEGGRERIRLGDGRSLEVTLPPAMVTGQRVRLRGQGTGGGDLYLKINVLPHPLFRLEGYDVVCELPVTPSEAALGGQVEAPTLDGWVKMAVPAGVRSGQRLRLAGKGYPRPDGDRGDQLVEIVITLPPQLSDAERELYRQLHVIESYNPRAHLAYS, encoded by the coding sequence ATGCGTAATTTTCGAGATTACTACCAGCTTCTGGGGGTGGATCGGAGTGCCAGTAGCGATGAAATTAAACGGGCCTATCGCCGTCTGGCGCGGCGGTATCATCCGGATATGAACCCGGGCGATCGCGCCGCCGAGGAAAAATTCAAAGACATTAGCGAAGCCTACCAAGTGCTTAGTGATCCGAGCCGCCGCGAGCAGTACGATCGCTACGGCGAATACTGGTCCCAGCCGGGGTTTCGCAGTCGCAGTCCCCAACGCACGGCCAGCCGTCGCAATGGCACCAGCCTCAAGGACGATCCTGACCTCAGCGAAGATAACTTTCAGGAGTTTTTAGACCAACTCTTGGGACGGCGATCGCGCTCTAGTACCATGCCTCCCGAACCGCCGCGCCGTTCGCCTAGTATAGAGACAGATTATTTTCGACCGGGCACGGTAAAAACGGCCTATACCGCGGTGAGTCGTCGAGATGCTGAAGCCACCCTTGAAATCCCCCTTGAGAAAGCCTACGAGGGGGGACGGGAGCGTATTCGTCTTGGGGATGGCCGCTCCTTGGAAGTGACCCTGCCACCGGCGATGGTGACCGGCCAGCGGGTACGGCTGCGGGGACAGGGGACAGGCGGCGGCGATCTGTACCTAAAAATTAACGTCCTACCCCACCCCCTCTTTCGCCTAGAGGGATACGATGTGGTGTGCGAGCTACCGGTAACCCCCAGTGAGGCTGCCCTCGGTGGACAAGTGGAAGCCCCTACCCTCGATGGCTGGGTGAAAATGGCTGTACCGGCGGGGGTGCGCAGTGGTCAGCGCTTGCGCCTTGCAGGCAAAGGCTATCCCCGCCCCGATGGCGATCGCGGTGACCAACTCGTAGAAATTGTGATTACCCTGCCCCCCCAGTTAAGCGATGCCGAGCGTGAACTCTACCGCCAGTTGCACGTCATCGAATCCTATAACCCTCGCGCCCATTTGGCCTATTCCTAG
- a CDS encoding acyl-CoA/acyl-ACP dehydrogenase, producing the protein MDTAPEAAQPILQEIFAYLETNVAANANRIDQQKSLLFESLQTLARLGLFRLAPPTAAGGLGCSCHTLWHLGLKLGETSGALAFLSQQHQTALSIILEHPDSPVAHTYLGDLMAGKLLIGVGFSHLRHHHEDLKALPTAEGYTLTGTIPWLSGFQHMTMVVVAAELPDGQVLFALLPLINAQQSSGGILHLTLPLPLAAVPSTQTVQAEVIDWLVPPEDVVGIAGADWIEQRDNRQILKGTAAPLGCARASLQVLGTVPEAAELLSGFQHQWQALYTTIQQELTQVNPTYHAQLRSEAVHLAVRAAQAAIITTGGSALLLNHTVQRLYREAMLYMVTGLNRNLRHALLATLLAEEPH; encoded by the coding sequence GTGGATACTGCTCCAGAGGCCGCTCAGCCAATTCTGCAAGAGATCTTCGCCTACTTAGAAACCAATGTTGCCGCGAATGCCAACCGCATCGACCAGCAGAAGTCACTCCTGTTCGAGAGTTTACAAACGCTGGCGCGCTTAGGTCTATTCCGGTTAGCGCCCCCCACCGCGGCGGGTGGGCTAGGCTGCTCTTGCCATACCCTTTGGCACTTAGGACTCAAGCTCGGTGAAACCTCCGGTGCCCTTGCCTTTCTCTCGCAGCAGCACCAGACAGCCCTCAGTATTATTTTGGAGCACCCTGATAGCCCCGTTGCCCACACCTATCTAGGGGATCTCATGGCGGGCAAGCTACTCATTGGGGTTGGCTTTTCTCACCTGCGCCACCACCACGAGGACTTAAAGGCATTACCGACGGCTGAGGGCTATACCTTGACGGGAACCATTCCTTGGCTGAGTGGTTTTCAGCACATGACAATGGTGGTGGTTGCGGCGGAATTACCCGATGGGCAAGTATTATTTGCGCTGCTGCCCCTAATTAATGCGCAGCAATCTAGCGGTGGCATTTTGCACTTAACCCTCCCCTTACCTTTAGCGGCAGTGCCCTCCACCCAAACGGTACAGGCGGAGGTCATTGACTGGCTGGTGCCGCCGGAGGATGTTGTGGGCATTGCTGGGGCAGATTGGATTGAGCAGCGGGACAATCGCCAGATTCTTAAAGGTACGGCTGCGCCCCTTGGCTGTGCTCGTGCTAGTTTGCAGGTGCTAGGGACCGTGCCGGAAGCGGCGGAGTTGTTGTCTGGTTTTCAACATCAGTGGCAGGCGCTTTACACCACGATTCAGCAGGAGTTAACCCAAGTGAACCCCACCTACCATGCGCAACTGCGCTCAGAAGCGGTTCACTTAGCGGTTCGTGCGGCTCAGGCGGCCATCATTACCACCGGCGGCAGTGCCCTGTTACTCAACCATACGGTGCAGCGACTCTACCGCGAAGCTATGCTCTACATGGTCACGGGCTTAAACAGGAATTTGCGCCACGCCCTACTGGCAACACTCCTTGCGGAGGAACCCCACTGA
- a CDS encoding DNA-3-methyladenine glycosylase: MAIALDLAWFARPAPEVAPALIGCMVVRRHPDGQIYRGRIVETEAYMAGDPACHAYRRQTARNAPMFAAAGTIYVYQIYGLHHCLNIVSDRPNVASAVLIRALEMLTPRLPSRRAAGPGKLCQLLAIDRQLSGAVLGEAAGLWIEPPDQPLVDTIVQTCRIGISQGQEIPWRWYLQGNAAVSRYS; encoded by the coding sequence ATGGCGATCGCCCTTGATTTAGCGTGGTTTGCTCGACCTGCGCCCGAAGTGGCCCCTGCCCTCATTGGCTGTATGGTGGTTCGGCGACATCCCGACGGCCAGATTTACCGCGGGCGGATTGTTGAAACCGAAGCCTATATGGCCGGTGACCCGGCCTGCCATGCCTACCGTCGTCAGACGGCGCGCAATGCCCCCATGTTTGCTGCCGCTGGCACCATTTACGTGTATCAAATCTACGGACTGCACCACTGCCTCAACATTGTTAGCGATCGCCCCAACGTGGCCAGTGCAGTGCTGATTCGCGCCCTCGAAATGCTCACCCCCCGTCTTCCTAGCCGCCGTGCGGCAGGCCCCGGAAAACTGTGCCAGCTCTTGGCCATTGATCGCCAACTGTCCGGGGCCGTACTGGGCGAGGCCGCCGGCCTATGGATTGAACCACCTGACCAGCCTCTGGTGGACACCATTGTGCAGACCTGCCGTATAGGCATCTCCCAAGGGCAAGAAATCCCATGGCGATGGTACTTGCAAGGCAATGCCGCCGTCTCCCGCTACTCGTAG